TTTCTAGGAAACAACTCCAAAGAAACGAGTTTCCTTCCAGCACGCCCAGGGCCTCGAGTCCTCCACGTGTTGGATAATTGACTCTATTTTGTGCATTATTCAGGTTTAGCTAGGGTAGGTATGAAAATGAGTGAGAAGTGAAATATTCCAGGCAAGAGGGCCAAAAAGATGTAAAAAGGAAAGGGTGAGGATGGTTAGCCTTTGGTAAAAGGAGAGGGAAATGGAGCAGTGATCTAAAGGGTAAAAGATGTGAAAAGGAAAAGTGAGGATGGTTAGCGTTTGGtaaaagaggagagaaatggAGGAGTGATCCAAGGGGGTGAAGAAGGAAGACGAGAGGTACGGAATTAACCAAGGCTGCAGTATCCCTTTGGTCGCTTTGTGTGAGTCGATTAAATTCACTTGACAACCCTAGAGGAGACGGTCTCTCTCActaggaatttctctctctatctctctctctctaaattagTCTTCTTCTTCTGACTGGACGGACAACGGTTCAATCCTGCTGCGTGTCACTTCATTAGCGTTTCGTGTCATCTTCTTCCGATAAAATGGTCAACGCTCTGACCGGGGTCAACTCAAGACTTAAAAATATTCTTGAGCCAATCTCCTCTATATAATACAGTagtaagttttaaaaaatgatctccttgttttcttttttagagGAATAATAGCAAAAATATCTCATTAAAGAACAAATTTCCTATGATAGTATTTGTGAAGTAGTGGTTCCCTGTCGGTGCAGTTGGTGCCACGTTTTCCATTCAGATAGGCACGTTGCAAGTTCATTCATCGGGACTTATATTACTTTTTGACCCAGCCTCCCTAAACAGGAGTTGTTCAATCTCCCACATttatttcgattttggacggtctaaattttagtgaattttttcgaaaaaaagtTAAATCACAATCATGTATTACCGGTTGTAATTGGTTTTCAATCCGAATTATCCACAGATACTTTGAACGGCCGCGATTGAGCTTCGTAATTTCTTCTTTACAGAACAgccgtaaagaagattttctcattAAAAATTAGTAGTATttcgagagaaacttattttcAGTTTAGCTGCAAACAGCCTATTTATAGAGCTGTGCAATCTCAGCCCTCTGCTTCGACAATTAAGAATAGTTTAACTATTCGTGcgaaaaattcttttaaaattcaaaccgtccaaaacacttttgaacggccgaGTGAGCTCCGTAAACATTTGTTTACAGCTACCttgtaaacaagattttctcatttAGAAAGCATAATACGCATTCTTAATTCTGTCCTGGTTAACTTGTCAATCCTAATTAATTGATCAGTGGGGTTAATTAGTACCAAGAAGATACTCCACTTGTTCTTTCCACATTAGGTACTACAGtagtagtttatttttaattccATTCATTTTGACCCGTCTGCTCCCtcaattattattcaatttctttgagcgaaaattctaactccacaccCAATTACACACTTACACTCACAATAGGGATGGATCCCACACACActgagtgtgtagtgtgtgtgggctcCACTCTATTGTGAGTGGGGATATGTAATTAGGTGTGTAAGTAGATGTGGAGATAGAATGATTGTTCTTTCATATACATCCTAATTGTGGTCTAGTAGtttatagtaaaaaaaaaaaaaacagtgcaCGTTGTAACAAGTGATTCCGTACCTCCACGTGTTCTGGTTAAGTCCACTACATCTAAGTGATCTGATTTCGCAATAAAGCGTGTCCGGATCAATTTACGCTCGTCTTACTAATTTTATTCTCGGTCCAATTAAAAGCGTGTAATTCACGCCTCAATTAGGTTTAAAGAAAAACCGTCTCGCAGCTTGGTCTGAATAGGCTTTTTTTGCCTTCGGCGGGAGCAAGTTAGCGAAATCGATAATCTTATCCGCCAATGCAAAGCAAGGAAGACCTATGCTTGACAAAATGACATGGACTTATGGAGCATATATTCAGAAGGTAGCAATATTCCTTGAATTTAACGCAAAATTGTGCCAACAAACTACCTATTTTGAGTTTCAACACGCTATGCGAAGCTAGCTTATGTTTTACGTAGGAGCATTCTTATGGGGGAGAATGACCAAATGATAAaggagaaacagaaaaaaaagggTAGTTTCTGGAAGCCATGAAAAAGGAGAAACAGAGAAGGATTtcgaaattaccctcttgccctctctcaaaaaaaaaaagatttcgaaaaaaaaaaaacctagtacAAGAAGTCCACCGGCGGTGCCAAATTCCTTGGCACTGTCAATTGTCAAAAATTTAGTACTAGAAAATGTAACATAAAATTCTACGCTGTCAATTTCAAATAGCAATGGTGAAGTCATTTTTTTGGGCCAAATACAACAGCTAGCAACTTTGGTATTACCATGGTTAAAGCTTATTGTCACCTCATTCAACCCAGCTACTGTATATATCCTCTCTGCTGTTTATTCTTTAAGGAAGGAAAAATACGATTCTGGTAAGAGATAAACTCTTTCACAGAGCTGCGcgtttcaaataaaatttgtgAGTTGTTTTCTTTGAGTTCTTCATCATAGGATCAAATGTTTCAAAGCcctaaacacccaaaatctgaaACTCCGCTGCTCAAACCACAGCCCTATCGAAAACAACCAATGATCAGGATTCGAAACGCATACCGCCGTGAATTCCGCCATATGTATGTTTGAAAACCAAAACATGAATCCACTGGACAAATTATAGAGAATGATGTTGAACCCATAAACTGAATAGTTGGAATATAGGAGCATATACAAAGAATTAatcaagtaaaataaaaaataatatatatgggccgaacggatttaaaaaaaagaaaaaaaaagtttcaatccGGGGctgttgattccgagatgaaagGCCGGATTGATCGCTCAGCacccgcttggcaggggtgccgctcagTAGGGTCCCCGGGTCCATAATATATATAGTAACACCATTAATGGCCTAGAAAGGCCCCAAAAAATACAATGAATGAATCCCCAAGTAATTAAAATCTCTGCTTAAAATGGAAAATCTACGACATCATTATTCTAATCTCCATCCAAATCAAACTGAGCAATCATCACCTTACACTCCTCAATACTGGTATTGCTCTTCCCAAGCTTCCTCAGCATTTTCCTCAAGCTCTTGGGTGTAATGCACTCACACCCATCTCCCATCTCATACATCCTGAACGCCTCTCTCAATTCCTtcaccttctcctcctcctcctcctctcctccttcGATCAGTCTGACAAAGTCTTTGAACCCCAATTCGCCGTCACCGTAGGAGTCCATCAGCACCACCGTCGCCTCCGCCTCCCCCTCCGACAGGTCTCCGCCCATTGACCCCACGCAGAGGCGCAGCTCCTTGGGGGAGATCTTGCCGTTGCCGTTGCCGTCGTCGTCGAAGTGGTTGAATactgttgtaacgaacgctatgaatgcaagctaagaacgagaaattgaaaactaaacaagaaatcacaaagacacaagatatacgtggttccccaagatgggtacgtccacgggcgaggagagagaggattcactaaccaacgtgaagaagagatacaaagagccggctataatccgtaactctagaaaggccacaatatgaaagcccaaaagataatttttagaagtaccccaaaagccttatttataataggctacaaaaacgggaacaacataattaaccaatgtgggactaaagaatacaaggcattcccaacaattctccaccttgacttgaattccaccgaactaaatcaccaaatatagctattcccttctaacctctcactcgccaaatgcccccgaggggcgatcaactgcaaataccaagcaagcccaagcaatgcttgaacttggcaaccggaaccggtttagtcaacatatctgctgggttatctgccgtacccactttcttcacctcaacttgcttctgtgagatgatatcccgaacgaagtgatacctgacatcgatatgcttagtcctctcatgatacatcagatttttagtcaaatgtatagcactctgcgaatcacaaaatactgaactcacaccctgtgcaagaccaagctcacaaagcaaacctctcatccacaatgcctccttcacggcttcagcaatggccatatactccgcttctgttgtagacagcgcaactgtagcctgtaaagtagctttccaactaatggcacttccggacagagtaaagacataacctgtcagagacctcctcttatcgtggtcaccggcaaaatccgaatcaacataaccaacagcatgatcaccagaattgacaatcccaaacaatagaccaacacctgcagttccgcacaaataccgtagtatccatttcacagcctcccaatgtgcctttcctggacgccccatataacgactaacgacactaactgcatgtgaaatatcaggacgagtacataccatggcgtacataaggctcccaactgcgcacgaatatgaaacctgagacatatacttctcctcatcctccgactgtggtgacaactcagctgaaagtcgaaagtgtgctgccaaaggggtactgactggcttcgagttctgcatggcaaagcgctcaagtactttaagaacataagacttctgattcaaaaataatttgccagctactcgatctctgcaaatctccatacccaaaatacgttttgccgcacccaaatctttcatctcaaattcaccacccaactgttgtttcaacctgttgatttctgacacactcttggcagcaataagcatatcatcaacataaaacagtagataaacaaatgaaccatctggaagttttcgaaaatatacacaactgtcatactcacttcttgaatatgactggcttatcataaaagtatcaaaccgcttataccactgcctaggggattgtttgaggccatacaaagacttacgaagtaaacaaacgtgatcctccttaccagaaacaacaaatccctcaggctgacgcatataaatctgttcctcaagctcgccatgcaaaaacgcagttttgacatcaagttgctctaactcaagatcataacatgcaacaatagcaagtaaagtgcgaatggaactatgttttacaactggtgaaaatacctcattgtagtcaacaccctccttctggctgtatcctttcgccactagccgagctttaaaccgagcgtcttctacccctggaatacctggtttgcgcttgaagatccacttgcatccaacaatcctcttccctttcagcggttctactaactcccatgtctgattcttctgaagagactcaatctcctcattcatagcaacaaaccactgtgcagactcagcgctcaaaatagcttccgtatagcttgaaggctcctcatactcaactgtttcagcaactgataaagcataggccaccatctcagaataagccgaatacctttcaggaggccgaatctccctccttggcctatctttagcaatagtgcgtggttgctcaactaatgcatcaacctctgtgtctgaactcttgaactcctcttcaattggcttctcaatgtgcttcttccctgagtcggaagcttcacccaaaaactccacctgctttggaacactatgttcctgaactgtatcatcaacctgcttagactccttaatcagataattttcatcaaaagtcacatccctactgatcaaaaacttcaaatcatcagagcaccataacctgtaccctttgacacctgctgcataacccaagaaaatacacttcttggctcgtggctccaatttaccctcattcacatgagcgtaagctggacacccaaaaacgcGCAATACAGAATAATCAgctggatgacctgaccatacctcaaacggagtcttacactcaatagcagtcgacggagacctgttcaccaaatagcatgttgtggaaacggcttcagcccaaaattctttgcccaatccggaattggacaacatacaacgtgccttctccaaaagagtcctgttcattcgttcagccacaccattttgctgaggggtttttctcactgtgtgatgcctcacaatgccctcatcactgcaaaatctatcaaactcgccaagacaaaactccataccattatcagttctcaaacgttttattttcttaccagtctgattctcaatcaaagttttaaactgtttgaatgtattaaaggcgtcactcttatgtttcaacatatacacccaaactttacgagagaaatcatctataatactcataaaatatcgaaaaccacctttagaagttacctctgcgggaccccaaagatccgagtgaaaataatccaccgtgcctttggtgcgatgaacagctgtactgaattttaccctgcactgcttgccgtagacacaatgctcacagaaatccagtttctcaattttctggccacatagcaaaccctgtttgctcaaaactgtcatccccctctcgctcatatgcccaaggcgcatatgccacaaacgagtcaagtctgaatctgaaaccttggatgaagcaaccgttgctgcagcacctaaaactgtactgccctggagtgtataaaggttaccacgcttttgacccttcatcagtactaatgcaccccttgagactttcaaaactccaccttcaccaaggaatttgcaaccatgagaatcaagagcacccagggatataagatttttcttcaaatccggaacatgtcgaacctcagataaagtcctaacaataccgtcatgcatcctaagctgaatcgttcctgaaccaacagtcttacaggccatgttgttgcccatcaaaactgtaccaccattgaccgcctcataagtagaaaaccactctctatgcggacacatatggtatgaacatccagaatctagaacccactcggtattagagcgagaatcgccctctgtaactgataacacattatctgactcatctgaactttcagcaattccagcaattactttaccccctttctggtcttctttttccttctccttgagttttaaacagtcacttttccagtgcccgggtttcttacaataattgcactttcccttcttcttacctgatgatctggatcttcccctattactcgactccaccatttctgttgttcttcccctaacaaacaaaccctccgcatgtgcatcaccctcacctgacacttttttcctcaattctttcgaatataggctggccttaacatcctccatggatatcgtgtctttgccatacaatagggttgtaacaaagtgctcatacgaaagtggtaaagaacatagcaaaattagggcttggtcctcatcctcaattttactatcaatatttttcagatccataataatacggttgaactcgtctaaatgatctttaacaggtataccttctcgcatacgaaacgtataaagacgttgtttgagatataacctgttggtgagcgacttcgtcatatatatgccttccaacttcagccaaattcctgctgctgaagtttcttcttccacctcgcgaagaacgtcatctgccagactcaactgaatagaactcagagctttggcatccgtatcatcccaatcttcctctttgattccagaactagtcttgcctaacaaaaccttgtgtaatccttgttgggttagcagagccttcatctttactctccaaagactgaaactgctgctctgcccatcaaacttcgcaatctcaaatttagccgccatagccacaatcggaaacgaaaccctagtttttgcaacctaaggctctgataccagtttgttgtaacgaacgctatgaatgcaagctaagaacgagaaattgaaaactaaacaagaaatcacaaaggcacaagatatacgtggttccccaagatgggtacgtccacgggcgaggagagagaggattcactaaccaacgtgaagaagagatacaaagagccggctataatccgtaactctagaaaggccacaatatgaaagcccaaaagataatttttagaagtaccccaaaagccttatttataataggctacaaaaacgggaacaacataattaaccaatgtgggactaaagaatacaaggcattcccaacaaatACCCGCTCGTATTGCTGGGTTTTCTCCATCGTTTTCGAGAATCGAATGTGCACGAGTGAGAAAACTTGGTCTGCAAGTCACCAATTCTGCCGCCTTCTTTCAGCTATAAGCTTATGCTAACTCTTACGAGCTTATCCTTTGCCTCACTTATATATATACGaagttattatatatatatatgctatacAAATCAAACACATTGAGTCTAACAAAATGaatgaggccccgttccagaacttgaataagttcttattttttgttcaataataaggcttgttccacaaaataagaagtacgtacttattttttggttaaggcaactttaaactcaaaaatcatgtgtttacgcaaataattttcctatcaatatggatcttatttgatagatctcattgagatttttaatacggtgcaaaaaaaaattgaaaaattatttttcatttacgttatttttgagtttgaaaatgtgaaataagctgcttatttgagttttttagaacaacccttcttatttttctttgagaaattccaaaataagtacttattttttaagaaggtttctggaacagAGCCTGACTCAAACCGTCAAACAAATCGTAGTGGATCTCATTTTGTATCACCTGAGGATCTTGAGTGTGCagacaacagagagagagagagagagagagagagagagagagtaggatTATCGGAGAATGAAACATTCCTTGGGATAAATAGCCTCCCCCTTAAGCCACTGGAACCAAGCCCAATGAAAGCCCAAACAACTGTAAATAGTTCCAACTATATAGATTAGTTTTACACTCCCAAGAATCTTGCCCGCCAATTCTATCTTTCAATTCCAAACAGAACCATTTTGTATTGATCCGAAATATTTAGTCCCCCAGACTGAGAAATCTCTTCTTCTATTTTACTAGTGCGTCCATGTGGAACCATGATCACTAAGAATCCCCAATTGAGAGTTTTGttggtcttcttctttttctttaaaattggAAACCTATACACATGTTCTACAGTCTTGATTCTTCTACTCAGAGAAAAGTCTGTCTTTGATCACCCTGGCCGCAAAAGCCCGGAACCCGATTTCGGAATCCGGGGAAGTACTATTCCACAGTACTAGAAATCAAAAAATGTGGGAAATTTGGGTTTATGTTGTTGGTGGTGGGTTGTTGTTTGGAGCTTGCATCGCGGTTGCAGCGGCCTACTTGTTGATCCAAGGGAAGAAGAAGGACCAGGTTTCAGGTAAAATGGCGGATTTGGAACTGCAGCAGCTCGGCCTAAGCATCCGAACCACGAGCGACAAAAAGGTCTCGCTCGACCACGGTTCCCTCGACGGCAGCCTCCAAGGTCAGGCCACAAACAGTGCCGCAATGCCGCGCAAGATGCCGTTCGAGAACTACACGATAGACGAGCTGAAGAAGGCGACGGACGACTTCAGCTCGTGCAATCTGATCGAGGGGTCCGTCTTCCACGGCCGCCTCAACGGGAAGAACCTGGCGATCAAGCGCACGAAGACCGAGACCCTCTCGAAGATCGAGTTCGGGCTCTTGCGCGACGCCACCCATCGCCACCACCCCAACATCGTTAAGGTGATCGGGACGTGTTCGGCAGACGGCCCCGATTCGTTCCTGGTCTTCGAGTACGCCAAGAACGGGTCCTTAAAAGACTGGTTCCACGGTGGGAAGGCGATGAAGAGCCACCACATCGCCTCCTGCTACGTCTTCCTGAACTGGAACCAGCGGCTGCGGATATGCCTCGACGTAGCCACGGCGTTGCACTACATGCACCAGATAATGATCCCGAGTTAcatccatggaaacataaagAGCCGGAACATATTTCTGGACGACGAATTCAACGCGAAGGTGGGGAATTTCGGCCTGAAGAGGTGCGGTCACGATACCGAGGATCAAAAGACTTGGAGCAAAGGGTACCTGGCGCCGGAGTACGTCCACCACGGCTAGATTTCGCCGAGCATGGACATCTTCGCTTACGGCGTGGTTTTGCTCGAGGTGTTATCAGGGGAGAAACCCATTACTTGCGGGAACAAGAAGGGAGAAGAGGGTATTTGGCTGTCTGAAAAAATCAAGTCCATTTTGGACTCCGAGGACGCGGAGGAGCTGAGGGAATGGATGGACAAGGCGTTGGGCGAGGACTACTCGTTCGACGGGGCTGTCAAGTTGGCTTACATCGCCCGGGCTTGCGTCGAGGAGGAGCCGACGTTGAGACCGGCCTCGGGAGAGATCGTGGAGGTGGTGGCAAGAATGGTGACGCAGTTGCCATATGGAGAGGAAATGTTACGTGCAAAGAAAATGagcaaagaattgacccttaaaaTGTACATGAACGATTCAGATGCATTGCACaataaatttgagccgttcatgtacactttaagagtcaattctttgtccattttctttgtccttaACATTCCTCATTCTCAGTTTGTGAAAACTCTTCCCAGCCTCTAGTCCttggttaaaacttaaaagctAGTGGCAGTAGTTTGTATGTGGTAAaccgagaaatttttgggtgcaaatagagTATGGcaccttgtaaaaaaaaagggtaggaCACACGTGGTATCTAGTGCGTGTTTGAGCCGTCTAATACATATTTGGACAGCCAAGATCCAAACACCATTTTTCCTCCTCAGTCGAACagtctctctcctctttctctctctctaatcctGGCCActcaaaacacgtttgaacggctcggatgcacGCCGGGCACCACATGTCCCATTtcctatttgcacccaaaaaaaattcctggCAAACCACTATACTTTTATacctaaaaattaattattctcgGATTAGTTATCCCATCCCTCCCCTGTGACAACAACCCACATATGCAGGGATAAAAGGGTACTCACTCTAGATTAGCTATCCCGGATTAGGCTATCAGAAGCAAGATTAACAATCCTATCCCGGATTAAGCACGAGTCTTGGCCCATAGGGATAGTGAAGATCGAACCAAAGTCAAAGAGAACAGCACAAGCTCTGGACTTTTGGATCCTGTTTGTAAATTATAGTAAGCcatatttgaaataaaattttgcTGGTTCTGCATTATACTCTGTTtcactttttccttttccttct
This DNA window, taken from Rhododendron vialii isolate Sample 1 chromosome 8a, ASM3025357v1, encodes the following:
- the LOC131336338 gene encoding putative calcium-binding protein CML23, translating into MCIAFVTTVFNHFDDDGNGNGKISPKELRLCVGSMGGDLSEGEAEATVVLMDSYGDGELGFKDFVRLIEGGEEEEEEKVKELREAFRMYEMGDGCECITPKSLRKMLRKLGKSNTSIEECKVMIAQFDLDGD